From one Silurus meridionalis isolate SWU-2019-XX chromosome 23, ASM1480568v1, whole genome shotgun sequence genomic stretch:
- the prrc2c gene encoding protein PRRC2C isoform X4, giving the protein MSEKSGQSTKAKDGKTKYATLSLFNTYKGKSLETQKTAVAARHGLQSLGKVAVSRRMPPPANLPSLKAENKGNDPNVSIVPKDGSGWASKQDQAGEERQQETPPPQPKPPVSQVSENPLGSRSWANNKQPGPVDAPRVSSQFHQEFPSLQAAGEAEKSGEQEEEPYGPGPSLRPQNVGSWREGGGRNLNVAPGHTEMDGKANEEAGQGRGTPSPTGDTDVAGKPSSVDSREKKDSRDKPSAPASQHKLNGGQQPPGGDPSQFHAQFRSMMPPYMFHAYPRMPYAPVQGNFRYPGQQDGAKGPRPSGRPVQPPPQAWLQDPDRPSIISASELKELDNLDTDADEGWAGAQMEVDYTEKLNFSDDEDHAAKEKGDNWEWVNKVDRIRSRNKDTQEGWKEGGEERSECKNSWGDGGEPRASSPGSGTQCSKKGQSQDYQTGRSAGTGAARVLKPSTAYGGGEDDSEAWRQKRKKQSEISEAVERARRRREEEERRMEEQRLAACAEKLKRLNEKLRPAATPEAPKSTVPLQSNESEAEILPVLPAEPSSTHPAPVQQPLSSVPIPSNDGPEPSVEEEPQFVTRQPSPPPQRTVSESQEAEVDVAVAVVEEVQVERQPIRDYFNPEECRVEEPQVTRLDHTVNEEMPHPQLENEGEAGATIRPSVPSGYSKQFQKSLPPRFLRQQEQLKQQQWQQQQQQTGGGTVSPSGGSVPPQHRSLYQPIGPHHQHLASIGFDPRWLMMQSYMDPRMMSGRPPMDMPPMHPGRMPPKQMVCREPTDNSSSGSDSFDHRPIREHGITSEPRMVWGSDPYPQTEPLTSATPPKVQENCKEPRLEAGLDLERGLSSVYPQEHSTLETRGKKDFFRDSPEPLSTFSHVSEEVPGLLHTDRAPAVSSFESEVATLSGGEDVEAIGQAVLKRTVSQGSSHSLKLEEPRFEAVTIVQKTVDLPEAAERLEDISRKEPIGQGSVINNRATPPTSTDGMHKADKLPLQAPGKQKGELRWGSRGGRREGAGGERPVRRSGPIKKPILRDMKEEREQRREKEERHERGDRSKKESTVLKKPLTAGTTMLDSQKFSNEGTKEIMAGPEEGIAPTVHKTREPQTPLGTTANTTQEEKQSKPPLGDKRLEPKLSSRKESNLSRANRREERERERERDRDGERERERERDREHDWPADANFKGRGRGEYYSRGRSYRGSYSGRGRGGRGRSRPERVEYAYREPRSRPDLLSATAGFRCREESETRSESSDFEVMPKRRRRRGSDTDSESEGRESASDTGPSDREPTAKPNRPLRRELPDSRPLTKAASGFRPGHLPDRPGPREEDGRPKPGFLPKGEPMRRGRGGLYNRRGGGRERVANRTAPMRRAGVRENLPWPSKPMETFRPEEAEASRMDGTASEQRLPKHEGKKLREAGQSTRERPRRPRPARPPRQDKPPRFRRLKEREAAIIAGEAATVAATQLPALVSDSVSAAVSKAPGMSITLSEGPSIVPTASITTVPTPAEVPVTAAVLQETGTTIVVAAGSKSPDLSNQNSSDQANEEWETASESSDFNERREREERKGALDAVVAVTSSSSSAPPQTMGVQSKSPAEAGQTPKREAIPAAKRSFSSQRPGDRQNRRGNPGAKAAGRGYTGGKGERRGGSGAKSGRRGVSAQSADASQTGANHKSSKDPAPARRKEESKQPVKKPKEKENALSQFDLNNYASVVIIDDHPEVTTLEDPQSNTNDDGFTEVVSRKQQKRLQDEERRKKEEQTVQNWGKKSSGEKGRGGGGSKLPPRFARKQQQASAPSQQQPASTAHQIQTSSQPPPQSQPQQSIAVSQHSLSAQTQTTASSQPLEGAVAPLPPASVDFSTKTQPHSTLGTELWENKVAGSTVLTDVKKLGPISPPQPPSVSAWNKPLTSFAGTVTAEGVKAATDSSVELGMERIQFGAPSSAGSTDSDGAPAMLEKTSDNKLPEPKEQRQKQPRAGPIKPQKLPDIAAPEQKEYKPGPIGKERSLKNRKAKDGRQSEGDVLEKSGPGCNRERDTSSPAQDKVPELGGDIEGMITVPSAEYSSSTKESVTDYTTPSSSLADAVATGGSKMEESIVANVALPPSLPLPRRETLQQTSSLSTVSPATVDLTLKMESARKAWENSPSLGEKSSPVTSSASPITSGGGAGSASFSSFSSASMPQIPVASVTPSTSLSGSSTYTTSSLSTKTTSSSDPPNICKVKPQQLQISGMSNSNFSQLGCVQSLLPQQQTPQVFVSQSAAGSAAQISAYYMDTSHLFSTPHARMPPPPIAQQQGFQPGLSQPTAVQQIPIPIYASLQGQPQHQAPLGLSTGPPVSQPQDLFSSSMQPYRSQQAFMQNSLSQPSPMMLSGTALHSYPGVQPPELAKPQSSLAFQQTSNTQHIPIVFEPQLNQPSGMGGSQLMDTHMLQRQGMSQHSNLYSGQVQQHTQSSYYSSTQSPSSALQQVTVPMPGSQLSLPNFGSGGGQPLLALPPNPPQAQPPNMNRQPPSSQAYRGLIGQNTHNMMQPSNKMCDMDLKLFGTGMDVKPGTPPVSARSTTPTSSPYRASSTSPSNQSSKINSMLYPKQFQSGSQGIQIPQHFPGQFNPQLLSRPNMVSPLVRPPHANSFPGGVQRNPMGPPMSPNLSGGLMPHPRPQHPPRGPPGPPLAPRGTHAALKAEQDLKAKQRAEVLQSTHKFFSEQQQQMKNSAAKSARMDGAGKPIDSVAPNHQGAPQERTEPDKPTALPTTKPIRTGPIKPQAIKSEDSK; this is encoded by the exons GCAACAAGAGACTCCTCCACCACAACCAAAGCCTCCAGTCTCTCAGGTCTCTGAAAATCCTCTGGGCAGCCGCTCTTGGGCCAATAACAAGCAGCCCGGACCAGTGGATG CTCCAAGAGTAAGCAGCCAGTTCCATCAGGAGTTCCCCAGCTTACAAGCAGCAGGTGAGGCAGAGAAATCAGGCGAGCAAGAGGAAGAGCCGTATGGACCGGGTCCCAGCCTCAGACCCCAAA ATGTTGGCAGCTGGCGTGAAGGTGGGGGTCGGAACTTGAACGTGGCTCCCGGCCATACTGAGATGGACGGCAAGGCTAATGAGGAAGCAGGACAGGGACGTGGCACTCCTTCCCCAACAGGAGACACGGATGTGGCAGGGAAACCCTCCTCTGTGGACAGCAGGGAAAAGAAAGACTCCAGAGACAAACCTTCTGCTCCCGCCTCACAGCACAAACTCAACGGTGGACAGCAGCCACCCGGAGGAGACCCTTCCCAGTTTCATGCTCAGTTTAGAAGCATGATGCCACCTTAT ATGTTCCATGCCTACCCTCGTATGCCTTATGCACCTGTACAAGGAAACTTCAGATACCCAGGGCAGCAAGATGGAGCGAA GGGTCCAAGGCCTAGTGGAAGACCTGTCCAGCCTCCTCCACAGGCCTGGCTTCAGGATCCAGACCGACCCTCAATTATTAGTGCTTCTGAACTGAAAGAGCTTGACAATCTAGACACCGATGCTGATGAGGGTTGGGCTG gTGCTCAGATGGAAGTTGACTATACAGAGAAACTGAATTTTAGTGACGATGAGGATCATGCAGCCAAGGAGAAAGGAGACAACTG GGAGTGGGTAAATAAGGTGGACCGCATACGATCGCGCAACAAAGATACCCAGGAGGGTTGGAAAGAAGGTGGGGAGGAAAGAAGTGAGTGCAAGAACTCGTGGGGAGACGGCGGGGAGCCTAGAGCTTCCTCACCAGGCAGTGGAACGCAATGCAGCAAAAAAGGACAGTCCCAAGACTACCAG ACTGGAAGGTCTGCAGGAACTGGTGCAGCTCGTGTATTGAAACCTTCCACAGCttatggtggtggtgaggaTGACTCAGAGGCCTGGCGACAGAAACGTAAGAAGCAGTCTGAAATCTCTGAGGCTGTGGAGCGCGCTCGGAGGCGCcgtgaggaagaggagaggcGTATGGAGGAGCAGAGGCTAGCGGCCTGTGCCGAGAAACTCAAACGCCTTAATGAAAAACTGCGGCCTGCTGCTACTCCGGAAGCACCGAAATCTACTGTGCCTCTCCAGAGCAATGAGTCGGAGGCTGAAATATTGCCAGTCTTGCCTGCTGAACCCTCGTCCACTCATCCTGCTCCTGTACAGCAACCCCTCTCATCTGTGCCTATACCTTCCAATGACGGGCCAGAGCCAAGTGTGGAGGAGGAGCCACAGTTTGTTACCAGGCAACCCAGCCCTCCTCCCCAAAGGACTGTTAGCGAATCGCAGGAAGCCGAAGTGGATGTTGCAGTTGCAGTAGTTGAGGAGGTACAGGTGGAAAGACAACCAATTAGAGACTACTTTAACCCAGAAGAGTGCAGAG TAGAGGAGCCTCAGGTGACTCGACTTGATCACACGGTCAATGAGGAAATGCCCCATCCACAGCTGGAGAATGAGGGTGAGGCAGGAGCCACAATTCGCCCCTCAGTCCCGTCTGGTTACTCCAAACAGTTCCAGAAATCTCTCCCACCCCGCTTTCTTAGACAGCAG GAGCAGTTGAAGCaacagcagtggcagcagcaacagcagcagacCGGTGGAGGCACGGTGTCCCCCTCAGGGGGGTCAGTGCCCCCTCAGCACCGCTCTCTCTATCAGCCAATAGGTCCACATCACCAACACTTGGCCTCCATTGGGTTTGACCCACGCTGGCTGATGATGCAGTCATATATGGACCCACGTATGATGTCTGGACGCCCACCTATGGATATGCCTCCCATGCATCCAG GAAGAATGCCTCCGAAACAGATGGTCTGCCGAGAGCCCACTGATAATAGCAGTTCTGGTTCAGATTCCTTTGATCACAGACCGATTAGAGAGCATGGGATAACCAGTGAGCCTCGAATGGTGTGGGGTTCTGACCCTTACCCTCAAACTGAGCCCTTAACATCTGCAACACCTCCTAAAGTACAGGAGAACTGCAAGGAGCCAAG ACTGGAGGCAGGTCTGGACCTGGAAAGGGGACTGTCATCGGTGTATCCTCAGGAGCACAGCACGCTGGAAACGAGGGGAAAGAAAGACTTTTTCAGAGACTCACCTGAGCCGCTGTCCACTTTTAGTCATGTATCAGAAGAGGTGCCAGGTCTGCTACATACAGACAGAGCCCCTGCCGTCTCTTCCTTTGAATCTGAGGTAGCCACGCTTTCTGGAGGAGAGGACGTTGAGGCCATTGGGCAGGCTGTTCTGAAGAGGACTGTTTCTCAAGGGTCAAGTCACTCTCTTAAATTGGAGGAGCCCAGGTTTGAAGCTGTTACTATAGTCCAGAAGACTGTGGATCTCCCCGAAGCTGCAGAAAGATTAGAGGATATTTCCAGGAAGGAGCCCATTGGCCAGGGGTCTGTGATTAACAACCGTGCGACTCCACCTACTTCTACTGATGGTATGCACAAAGCAGACAAGCTGCCTCTACAGGCACCTGGTAAACAGAAGGGCGAGTTACGCTGGGGGTCTCGCGGAGGGAGAAGAGAAGGAGCTGGTGGAGAGAGGCCAGTTAGGAGGTCAGGGCCCATAAAGAAGCCCATCCTGCGGGACATGAAAGAGGAACGGGAGCAGAGGCGAGAGAAAGAGGAGCGTCATGAGCGAGGGGATCGGTCTAAAAAAGAAAGCACTGTTCTTAAAAAACCCTTGACTGCTGGAACTACGATGTTGGATAGCCAGAAGTTTTCCAATGAAGGGACAAAAGAGATTATGGCTGGACCAGAAGAAGGAATAGCACCTACTGTTCATAAAACGAGAGAGCCCCAGACACCCTTAGGCACAACAGCCAACACTACCCAGGAGGAAAAGCAAAGCAAACCACCACTCGGTGATAAACGCCTTGAACCCAAACTATCTTCTCGAAAAGAATCCAATCTGTCACGAGCTAATCGgagagaagagagggagagggaaagagagagggacaggGATGGGGAGAGGGAAAGGGAGAGGGAAAGGGACAGGGAGCATGACTGGCCTGCTGATGCTAACTTCAAAGGGCGGGGTCGGGGCGAGTACTACTCACGTGGGCGTAGTTATCGAGGCAGCTACAGTGGAAGAGGACGAGGTGGCCGTGGGCGAAGTCGCCCTGAGCGTGTTGAGTACGCGTACCGAGAGCCGCGCTCCCGTCCTGACCTCCTGAGCGCCACTGCAGGTTTCCGGTGCCGTGAGGAAAGTGAGACTCGCAGTGAAAGTTCAGATTTTGAAGTGATGCCCAAACGCAGGCGAAGGAGAGGATCAGACACTGACTCTGAGAGTGAGGGCAGAGAATCTGCCAGTGATACCGGGCCTTCTGACCGTGAGCCCACTGCTAAGCCTAATAGACCTCTGCGTCGTGAACTGCCTGATTCTCGCCCCCTTACAAAAGCTGCTTCTGGTTTTAGACCTGGGCATTTACCAGATAGACCTGGGCCTCGGGAAGAGGATGGTCGGCCTAAACCTGGATTTCTTCCTAAGGGGGAACCAATGAGACGTGGTAGAGGAGGACTGTACAACCGGCGAGGTGGTGGCAGAGAGAGGGTTGCCAACCGGACTGCTCCTATGCGTCGGGCTGGGGTGAGGGAGAACCTGCCTTGGCCTTCCAAACCTATGGAGACATTTAGGCCAGAGGAAGCAGAGGCATCTCGCATGGATGGCACAGCCTCTGAGCAGCGATTGCCCAAACACGAGGGCAAGAAATTAAGAGAAGCTGGACAAAGCACTCGAGAGAGACCTCGGCGGCCGAGACCAGCGAGACCCCCCAGACAGGATAAACCACCACGGTTTAGGAGACTTAAAGAACGTGAAGCAGCAATCATAGCAGGTGAAGCAGCAACTGTTGCAGCAACACAGTTGCCTGCTCTGGTCTCTGATTCTGTTTCTGCAGCAGTGTCCAAAGCTCCAGGTATGTCCATCACCCTTTCCGAAGGTCCTTCTATAGTGCCCACAGCATCCATTACCACGGTCCCCACTCCTGCTGAGGTTCCTGTAACAGCGGCTGTACTTCAAGAAACAGGAACCACCATAGTGGTTGCTGCTGGCAGCAAATCACCAGACTTGTCTAATCAAAACTCTTCAGACCAGGCCAACGAGGAGTGGGAGACTGCTTCTGAAAGTAGTGATTTTAATGAGAGGAGAGAACGAGAAGAGAGAAAGGGTGCGCTTGATGCTGTGGTTGCTGttacatcatcctcatcatctgcACCTCCCCAAACCATGGGAGTCCAGAGCAAATCTCCTGCAGAGGCAGGGCAAACTCCGAAACGTGAGGCAATTCCTGCAGCCAAAAGGAGCTTCTCCAGTCAAAGGCCAGGAGACCGACAAAATCGGAGGGGTAACCCTGGTGCAAAGGCGGCTGGTAGAGGGTACACAGGGGGCAAGGGTGAGCGTAGAGGAGGTTCAGGAGCCAAATCCGGACGCAGGGG TGTTTCTGCTCAAAGTGCAGATGCTTCCCAGACTGGAGCAAATCATAAGTCTAGTAAAGATCCAGCACCTGCCCGCCGTAAAGAGGAGTCCAAGCAACCGGTCAAAAAACCTAAGGAGAAGGAGAACGCATTATCCCAGTTTGACCTTAACAATTATGCCA GTGTGGTAATCATTGACGATCATCCAGAGGTGACTACCTTGGAGGACCCGCAGTCCAACACTAATGATGATGGCTTCACCGAGGTGGTCTCTCGAAAGCAGCAGAAACGCCTGCAGGAtgaagaaaggagaaagaaagaggagcaGACTGTTCAG AACTGGGGTAAAAAAAGCTCTGGAGAAAAGGGCAGGGGTGGAGGTGGTTCCAAACTGCCACCACGGTTTGCCAGAAAACAGCAACAAGCATCAGCTCCATCACAGCAGCAGCCTGCATCTACAGCCCATCAGATTCAGACCTCCTCTCAGCCACCTCCACAGTCTCAGCCACAACAATCAATCGCCGTCTCCCAGCACAGCCTTTCTGCCCAGACCCAGACTACCGCATCTTCTCAACCTTTAGAGGGTGCTGTGGCCCCTCTGCCACCTGCATCTGTGGACTTTTCCACTAAAACCCAGCCACACAGCACCCTGGGCACTGAACTGTGGGAGAATAAAGTGGCTGGCTCCACTGTTCTTACTGATGTCAAGAAAC TCGGGCCCATCAGCCCCCCTCAGCCACCCTCAGTCAGTGCCTGGAATAAACCTCTTACCTCTTTTGCTGGCACTGTGACAGCTGAA GGTGTGAAGGCAGCAACAGACAGCAGTGTTGAACTTGGCATGGAACGTATCCAGTTCGGTGCTCCTTCATCAGCAGGTAGTACAGACAGTGATGGAGCACCAGCAATGCTGGAAAAAACATCAGACAATAAACTGCCTGAACCCAAAGAACAGAGACAGAAACAACCTCGTGCTGGACCTATCAAACCCCAAaag CTGCCTGACATTGCTGCTCCCGAGCAGAAGGAGTACAAACCTGGTCCAATCGGTAAGGAGCGCTCACTAAAGAACCGGAAGGCCAAAGACGGGCGGCAATCAGAAGGAGATGTGTTAGAAAAGAGTGGTCCTGGTTGCAACAGGGAAAGAGACACCAGCTCTCCTGCTCAGGACAAGGTTCCAGAATTAGGAGGAGATATTGAAGGCATGATCACGGTACCCTCAGCTGAATATTCAAGCAGTACCAAG gAATCTGTGACTGACTACACTACTCCGTCCTCTTCGCTGGCTGACGCTGTGGCTACTGGTGGAAGCAAGATGGAGGAGAGCATAGTTGCTAAT GTGGCACTGCCTCCCTCACTCCCCCTGCCTCGTAGAGAAACCCTGCAGCAGACCTCTAGCCTGAGCACGGTTTCTCCTGCTACAGTGGACCTCACGCTAAAG ATGGAGTCAGCTCGTAAGGCATGGGAGAACTCTCCAAGTCTGGGAGAGAAGAGCTCTCCTGTCACCTCTTCTGCTTCTCCTATCACCAGCGGAGGAGGTGCAGGCAGTGCTTCTTTCAGCTCCTTTTCCAGTGCCTCCATGCCCCAGATCCCTGTTGCTTCAGTGACACCCAGCACCTCATTGTCAG GTTCATCCACTTACACCACGTCATCTTTGAGCACCAAGACCACATCTTCGTCAGACCCTCCTAACATATGTAAGGTGAAACCACAGCAGCTGCAGATTTCAGGAATGTCCAACAGCAACTTCTCCCAGCTCGGTTGTGTACAGTCTTTGTTACCGCAGCAGCAGACTCCACAGGTCTTTGTGTCTCAGTCTGCAGCAG GTTCTGCTGCACAGATCTCAGCCTACTATATGGACACCAGCCATCTATTTAGCACACCGCATGCTCGCATGCCTCCTCCACCCATAGCCCAGCAGCAAGGCTTTCAGCCTGGACTCTCACAG CCTACAGCAGTGCAGCAGATTCCTATCCCAATCTACGCCTCTCTTCAGGGTCAGCCACAGCATCAGGCTCCGCTCGGCCTCAGCACCGGCCCTCCAGTATCTCAGCCGCAAGACCTCTTTAGCTCCTCAATGCAGCCTTACAG GTCTCAGCAGGCTTTCATGCAGAACAGCTTGTCCCAGCCATCTCCCATGATGTTATCAGGAACAGCGCTGCACAGCTACCCTGGAGTGCAGCCCCCTGAGCTGGCTAAGCCCCAGTCCAGCTTGGCATTCCAACAAACCTCCAACACACAGCATATTCCAATTGTGTTTGAACCACAGCTCAACCAGCCCTCTGGAATGGGTGGCTCTCAGCTGATGGATACACACATGCTACAG CGCCAGGGTATGAGTCAGCATTCAAATCTTTACTCTGGACAAGTACAGCAGCATACACAGAGCAGTTACTACAGCTCAACACAGAGCCCCAGCTCTGCACTACAACAG GTGACTGTTCCTATGCCTGGCTCTCAGCTATCATTGCCAAATTTTGGCTCTGGCGGAGGTCAGCCTCTGTTGGCCCTGCCCCCTAACCCACCTCAGGCTCAGCCACCCAACATGAACCGCCAGCCCCCAAGCAGCCAGGCATACCGTGGCCTTATTGGCCAGAACACGCACAACATGATGCAGCCTTCCAACAAG ATGTGTGATATGGACTTAAAACTGTTTGGCACTGGGATGGATGTGAAACCTGGAACTCCCCCAGTCAGTGCAAGAAGCACAACCCCTACCTCAAGTCCTTACAG GGCGAGCTCCACAAGCCCCAGCAATCAGTCTAGTAAGATAAACAGCATGTTGTATCCCAAACAGTTTCAATCTGGGTCACAAGGCATCCAAATCCCACAGCACTTCCCTGGACAGTTCAACCCGCAG CTGTTGTCTCGGCCCAACATGGTGTCTCCCCTGGTTCGCCCCCCTCACGCTAACTCTTTTCCTGGAGGGGTGCAACGAAACCCCATGGGTCCCCCAATGTCCCCAAACCTTAGTGGGGGCCTAATGCCACACCCAAGACCTCAGCATCCTCCACGAGGTCCCCCTGGGCCGCCTCTAGCACCTCGTGGCACGCATGCAGCTCTCAAGGCTGAGCAGGACCTTAAG